A stretch of DNA from Bacteroidales bacterium:
CAATAGGAAGGTCTTCGGCAACGGGGCAATTGGGAGAGGTGAGTGTCATTCGGATATGAGCAACTGAATCATTATCGATACTGATATCGTAGATAAGCCCCAGTTCATATATATTCACAGGAATTTCAGGGTCATAGATACTCTTGAGCACCTGCACAACCCTTTCACTCAGCATATTTTTATATTCAATGTTCTGCATCATAAGGTTCACGAGTTAACCAAATTTATTTTGTCAGGTAGTTTTCTCCTGGGCTTTATAAGCCAATGCATACAATTTGATTTGTTTGATCATTGATAGCAAGCCATTGCTGCGGGTGGGAGACAAATGATCCTTGAGACCGATTACATCCAGGAACTCAGTTTCTGCTTCTATGATTTCATCAGGGGTATGTCCGGAGAAAACACGGATCAGAAGGTTTACGATGCCTTTTGTAATCACGGCATCGCTATCTGCAAAAAATATGATCACCCCATCCTTGATTTCAGAATGTAACCAAACCCTTGACTGGCAACCTGTAATTAGGTTTGAATCAATCCGATACTTGTCTTCCAGCATCGGCAATGATTTGCCCATGTCGATAAGGTAATTGTACTTATCCATCCAGTCTTCAAAGCTGGAAAACTCCTCAATGATTTCTTCTATTGTTTCAGTAATTGTCATCTTTTCCTGGTATCCTGTATCAAATCTAGTTAAAAAGTTCTTTCACCTTACCAATCGCTGCAACCAGACGATCAATTTCCTCCCGGGTATTATAAAAAGAGAAGGAAGCCCTGATGGTTCCGATGATTCCCAGGCGCTCCATTAATGGCTGCGTGCAATGGTTACCTGTCCTGACGGCAATACCAAACCTGTCAATAATGGAACCGGCATCAAAGAAATGGATATCGTCGAGTACGAAAGAGATGATGCTTGCTTTTTGAGAAGCCGTTCCGATAATCCTGACACCGGGAATGGCTGATATTTTTTCGGTGCCATAATTCAGGAGATCTGCTTCCTGTTGACGTATGAATTCCCATCCTATAGATCCGATATAGTCTAAAGCAGCTCCCAGTCCAATGGCATCGGCAACATTTGGTGTACCGGCTTCAAACTTGTAAGGCAATTCATTAAAAGTAGTTTTCGCAAAGGTAACTTTAGAGATCATCTCGCCGCCACATTGGTAAGGAGGCATTTTTTCAAGCCATTCCTTTTTGCCAAAAAGTCCGCCTATCCCCATCGGGCCGTACATTTTGTGTCCCGAGAAGGTATAAAAATCGCAATCCAGTGCCTGAACATCTACAGGACCGTGTGAAAGGCCCTGAGCTCCATCAATCAGCACTGCAGCACCCGACTTCATGGGCCAGCCTGATAATTTCGCTGATAGGATTAATGGTTCCAAGGGCATTGGAAATATGATTGACCGCTACCAATTTTGTTCGGGCATTCAATAAACTTTTATATGCCTCTATATCGAGTTCACCATTATCAAAAATGGGAATTACCTTCAGAGTAGCATTTTTTCTCAGGCAAAGCTGTTGCCAGGGAACAATATTAGAATGATGTTCAAGAGTAGAAACTATAATTTCATCTCCTTCTTTCACAAAGCCTTCCCCAAAAGAAAAGGCTACCAGGTTGATAGCTTCAGTGGTTCCCCTTGTAAAGATAATTTCCATTGTGGAAGTGGCATTCAGGAAAGCAGCCATCTTATTCCGGGCAGCTTCATATGCCATAGTAGCTTCCTGGCTCATTTTATGAACCCCTCGGTGAACATTTGAATTAGCTGTGGCATAAAACTTACTAATGGCATCGATTACTGCAGCCGGCTTTTGAGTAGTAGCTGCATTATCAAAATAGGCCAGGGGCTGACCATAGGTAAGCTCTTTCAATATAGGGAAATCAGCCCGGATCTTGTCTAATGATGTATTCAAGGAGTGTGTTATTTAGACCTTTGTCATGTCAATATCAAAGGTAAGGCTTTTTTCCTGTGAACTACAATGGAGGACGCACTGGTCACAATAGGATAACTCTCCCCTTAATCGTTTCTTCACCATGTCATCTATCCTCTGCCTTAATTCCGGAATGTCAATCTTATTCACTACTTCGGCGGCAAAAGCATACATCA
This window harbors:
- a CDS encoding DUF59 domain-containing protein, producing the protein MMQNIEYKNMLSERVVQVLKSIYDPEIPVNIYELGLIYDISIDNDSVAHIRMTLTSPNCPVAEDLPIEVHEKVKLADGITDVKVTLTFEPPWDRQMISDEGLLELGFL
- a CDS encoding SufE family protein, with product MTITETIEEIIEEFSSFEDWMDKYNYLIDMGKSLPMLEDKYRIDSNLITGCQSRVWLHSEIKDGVIIFFADSDAVITKGIVNLLIRVFSGHTPDEIIEAETEFLDVIGLKDHLSPTRSNGLLSMIKQIKLYALAYKAQEKTT